A single genomic interval of Daucus carota subsp. sativus chromosome 1, DH1 v3.0, whole genome shotgun sequence harbors:
- the LOC108215139 gene encoding autophagy-related protein 18a, with the protein MFKTLPPSPNPNPNLSSMTPFSSSISTPSPPSSSAPPHIHHVSFNQDFTCFALATDRGLFVYHCDTLKQAFRRHHNSSFDIVQMLFQSNVIACVGTVTHPGFSSNKLMIWDDRTSRYRGEQCFRSQVIAVRLRNDRIVAVFSQKVQVYRYEDFKPIHVIETYPNDKGLCEVSYGAGNMVLVCLALRKGEVRVEHYGLRKTKFIVPHNSSLACLALTTDGKLLATASIQGTLVRVYDTLDGLLLQEVRRGAFMADIYSLAFSSTAQWLAVSSDKGTVHVFSLKVDSRSSSVTSAVSSLSFIKGMLPKYFSSEWSVAQFRVPECSQYIVGFGQQENTVMIVGMDGSFYRCQFDPDSGGEMKQLEFRNVLKLQEEEEEESV; encoded by the exons ATGTTCAAaaccctccctccctctccaaaccctaaccctaatctcTCCTCCATGACACCCTTCtcctcctccatctccacccccTCCCCGCCCTCTTCCTCCGCTCCCCCACACATCCACCACGTCAGCTTCAACCAGGACTTCACCTGCTTCGCCTTGGCCACCGACCGCGGCCTCTTCGTCTACCACTGCGACACCCTCAAACAAGCCTTCCGACGCCACCACAACTCCAGCTTCGACATTGTCCAGATGCTCTTCCAGAGCAACGTCATCGCCTGCGTCGGCACCGTCACTCACCCCGGATTTTCCAGTAATAAGTTGATGATTTGGGATGATCGGACCTCTCGGTACAGGGGCGAGCAGTGTTTCAGGAGCCAGGTCATCGCGGTGAGGCTGAGGAATGATAGAATCGTTGCTGTTTTCTCGCAGAAGGTACAGGTTTATCGGTACGAAGATTTCAAGCCTATTCATGTGATCGAGACGTATCCGAATGACAAGGGGCTTTGCGAAGTGTCTTATGGGGCGGGGAACATGGTTTTGGTTTGTTTGGCGCTCAGGAAAGGGGAAGTTAGAGTTGAGCATTATGGGTTGAGGAAGACTAAGTTTATTGTTCCACATAATTCGAGTCTCGCGTGTCTTGCGCTTACCACTGATGGGAAGTTGCTTGCTACGGCGAGCATTCAGGGGACTTTGGTTCGGGTGTATGATACTTTGGATGGCTTGTTGCTTCAGGAG GTTAGGAGAGGTGCATTCATGGCTGATATTTATAGCCTAGCTTTCTCCTCTACTGCTCAGTGGCTAGCTGTGTCAAGTGACAAGGGAACAGTCCATGTTTTCAGTCTAAAGGTTGATTCTAGATCAAGTTCAGTTACATCAGCAGTTTCAAGTCTGTCATTCATAAAAG GCATGCTGCCAAAATATTTCAGTTCGGAGTGGTCGGTGGCTCAGTTCCGTGTACCTGAATGCTCTCAGTACATTGTTGGCTTTGGCCAGCAAGAGAACACTGTAATGATTGTTGGTATGGATGGAAG CTTCTATCGCTGCCAGTTTGATCCAGATAGTGGCGGAGAGATGAAACAACTGGAGTTCCGCAACGTCTTGAAGttgcaagaagaagaagaagaagaaagtgtCTGA
- the LOC135150385 gene encoding 2S seed storage protein 1-like, translated as MAKGITPTLPAFFIAVFLVITTTATTYTTTTITTTTNNETPINSKCKIERGEIKDCLIYLSPEGDFFLDECCSQLEEFKSECQCKALKEVVWQIEHQRKSDGYGMTPEEKKQIQEIAQDLPRRCYLDFSGSCTIMPDQPAATY; from the coding sequence ATGGCTAAAGGCATAACTCCAACCCTCCCTGCCTTCTTCATCGCAGTTTTTTTAGTCATCACAACAACCGCTACCACCTACACAACCACcaccatcaccaccaccacAAACAACGAAACACCGATCAACAGCAAATGCAAGATAGAGAGGGGAGAGATCAAAGACTGCTTGATTTATTTATCACCGGAAGGTGATTTCTTTTTGGACGAGTGCTGCTCACAGTTAGAAGAATTCAAGTCCGAGTGCCAATGCAAGGCACTGAAAGAAGTTGTGTGGCAAATAGAACACCAGAGGAAAAGTGATGGATATGGAATGACGCCTGAAGAAAAGAAGCAGATACAGGAAATTGCACAGGATCTTCCCAGGCGGTGCTACTTGGATTTTTCTGGTTCCTGCACGATTATGCCAGATCAACCTGCAGCtacttattaa